From Perognathus longimembris pacificus isolate PPM17 unplaced genomic scaffold, ASM2315922v1 HiC_scaffold_5441, whole genome shotgun sequence, one genomic window encodes:
- the LOC125345261 gene encoding 3 beta-hydroxysteroid dehydrogenase/Delta 5-->4-isomerase type 1-like encodes MAAWSCLVTGAGGFLGQKIISFLMEEKELQEIRAMDKNITPDIREEFSKLQTKAKMTVLEGDILDAQCLRRACQGVSIVIHTAALIDVTGVNLRETIMDINFKGTQLLLEACVQASVPIFIHTSSVEVAGPNSYKEIIQNGQEEEPLECRWTEPYPYSKKLAEKAVLAANGCTLKDGGTLHTCALRPMYIYGEGSKLISPIVKRALTTNGVLEKTGPFSLVNPVYVGNVAWAHILACRGLRDPKKAPSIQGQFYFISDDTPPQSYDDLNDTLCKEWGLRRDSRPSPPLFLMYWLAFLLEAVSFLLSPIYTYRPPFTRHLLVLSNSAYTYSYKKAQRHLGYEPRFCWEEAKQKTTEWVGSLVKQHKGTLKSKAQ; translated from the exons ATGGCTGCTTGGAGCTGCCTGGTGACAGGGGCTGGAGGATTTCTGGGCCAAAAGATCATTAGCTTCTTGATGGAGGAAAAGGAGCTGCAAGAGATCAGGGCAATGGACAAAAACATTACTCCAGACATCAGAGAAGAATTTTCAA AGCTACAGACCAAGGCCAAGATGACAGTGCTGGAAGGAGATATTCTGGATGCCCAGTGTCTGAGGAGGGCCTGCCAGGGAGTCTCTATTGTCATCCATACTGCTGCTCTGATTGATGTCACTGGCGTCAATCTCAGAGAGACCATCATGGACATCAACTTCAAAG GTACCCAGCTCCTATTGGAAGCTTGTGTCCAAGCAAGTGTACCAATCTTCATCCATACCAGCTCAGTGGAAGTGGCAGGACCCAACTCCTACAAGGAGATCATTCAGAATGGCCAGGAGGAAGAGCCTCTCGAATGCAGGTGGACTGAACCATACCCATACAGCAAAAAGTTGGCTGAGAAGGCTGTGTTGGCAGCCAATGGGTGCACTCTTAAAGATGGCGGCACCTTGCATACTTGTGCCTTAAGGCCTATGTACATCTATGGGGAAGGAAGCAAACTAATTTCCCCCATTGTGAAGAGAGCCCTCACAACCAATGGTGTACTGGAAAAAACAGGCCCATTTTCTCTGGTCAACCCAGTCTATGTGGGCAATGTGGCCTGGGCCCACATTCTGGCCTGCAGAGGCCTGAGGGATCCCAAGAAGGCACCAAGCATCCAGGGGCAGTTCTACTTCATATCAGATGACACACCTCCCCAAAGCTATGATGACTTAAATGATACCCTGTGCAAAGAATGGGGCCTCCGCCGCGACTCCAGGCCCAGCCCTCCTCTCTTCCTGATGTACTGGCTTGCCTTCCTGCTGGAAGCAGTGAGCTTCCTGCTGAGCCCCATCTACACATACCGACCCCCCTTCACCCGACATTTACTGGTACTCTCAAACAGCGCGTACACCTACTCCTACAAGAAAGCACAGAGGCATCTTGGGTATGAGCCCCGCTTCTGCTGGGAGGAAGCCAAGCAGAAAACCACAGAATGGGTTGGTTCACTTGTGAAGCAGCACAAGGGGACACTGAAGTCAAAAGCTCAGTGA